The genomic region TTAATGAAATGGTGCAAAATTCAAACCTCATTCTGGCAAATAATCATGATTAGCCGGTGGAACATAATTTTGTACGTAGTCCCTGTGGTGTCCCAGCCGGTGTGTGCTCAACCACTAAGCACATTATGTAAGGCATGATAGTCTATTATAGACCTGGTGTTGTATGGCACGTTAAGGACATTTAATTACGCTATTCGGAGATGGTTAAAGgtccaaaaacttaaaaatagcttgattttttcaaaaatctcatcttCAACGAAAAGCTGAGCTGGGCTATATTTTTATGGAGTCCATCACGTCATTATTTGTCCAAAGGGCATCAGGCTGACCAAATATAGCCCCCCTCTTAGCCCCTTTTTTGGAGCCCAGCTCCTTATTtacaataattgattcaaattcaacggttagatttgaaaacatttaaatgtattttagttaaattaattaataaatttaaagtataaacttaaaactaataaatgaTTGAGGGGCCATGTTTAGCCCATTCTGTTAGAAATCGTATATGAATATggtctaatattattcattaaaaaataatattttgctgAACTATAATTCTAAATGGGATTATATTTAGCCATTTCAATTGGTAAATATCCAAATGATTCTGAACCTAGTCGAGGCTTTGCTTACCTAATCTAATTCTTGTTGGGCCATTCCCAAATTCTAGCCCACTATTGACATGGTCCTCAATCCCCAATTCTCAGACACCACCATTCACCACTACTCCAAGTCTTCAATTCTCAAAAGAGAGCAAAAGCTAGGGTTTTTACCAAATTCATTCAGAAAAACGAAAGGGGGTTTCAAATTTCAGTTTCTGGACTGCGAGAAGCACACGAGGAAACCGCAATCGAAATCAGAACCGCAGAAATGGAGGGAGGTGGAGAAGAAGGAGTCGAGATGGTGGTGGACTCCAAGGACTTGCAGCAGCAGAGCAAAGCCTTCGATAAGCTCACCGACCGCGTGGAGGATCGACAGCTCGATTCCACCCGCGTCCAGGAGGCCATGGCTTCCATCGCCGCCTCCTCCGAAGCCGACTGGAATGCTATGCGATTGAGGTCGGTATATTCCAATTCGCTCTAATTTTTTATCTATCAAATTTTTCAATATTGGCTGAACTTATTATCTAGTTCGATTCATATGCTATTAAAAGATTGGCTTAACTTAATATCAAAATTACTGAATAGTAAGGGATTGAAAGCAATGGTTTATAATATACAAGCGATAATTGGGAGGGGAAAATTGAACCCGGGACCTCAAGCGGAATGCTCTTAACCAAGTGAGTTACGAGCCCCTTGCGAAAATAATAGTTAGATGCACTTAAAAATCACCAATTTGAAGAGAAAAAAGCTGAACTCGACTGTTACTGCACCCGACATTACTAGTTACCAGTTGATAGGTGAGGAGTTACATTTTATATAGTTCGTTTCTCGAACTGTTTCTCACTAACATTAACGATTGTCGTTGTGGAATTTGTATGAAGTTGTTGACTTGATTTGGGGTATATTTCGATATTGTGAAGTGTAGTAACTGCATCTTATGACGTCCAACATAAGCATAAGAGGGAATGTTATTTGTTGAGACTGTCATGCTCATATTGTAAAGCTTTTTTCATTACACATTACAGGGAGAAGGAATTGGCTGCGGTGAAGATCAATGCAGGTGATGTTGACATAATTGCAAATGAGCTAGAGTTGGACAAGAAGGTTGCCGAGAGGACCTTGCGGGAGCACAAAGGCGATGCCGTCACTGCCATTCGACACTTGCTTCGCTAGAAAATGAATCACCCTTGGGAGAATCAATATGATAAGATTTGGGTTtcttttccttcaaattttgcTTCTTCAATGCTTACGGATATGGAATTACAATTACATTGTTGTATTGTGAGTTGTTAGGTAAATTGTTGGCATCAGTTGACGTGGatttatttctcttttggaTACAAGTGGTattgggggagggggggagTCCAATGCAAGGATGAATAACCGACTAAGCTACAAGCTCCTTGCGACTTTAACTATTTTAGCGCTTAATGGAAATTGTTAGGTCACCATGAGGTAGCCTTTACCTTTAGACCTGTGGCAGGAGTGGCCAATCCATCCCGCGCTTAATGGGAATTGTtaggtccttccaacataacttgttttgataaaattctaacgaaattgacgaaaatgactatacctacacattttgataactTAAGGGacctcaattgtagcaatgagtctttcaacataatttattttgacaaaattttaaagaagttgacaaaaatgaccTTACCTAGTacctacacattttgatgagttaagagaccaatggtaatagatttttaattgaaaaatcatTGTTTCAGttgagttaaaattaaaaaatcattactATAATTTACTCAATCTTTTAACACTATAAAATGGGTATTTGGATCAAATTGAACGAAACCGTACTGTGCTTGGCTTAGCCTACATAAAACCATAAAACCGTCACcacacttttatttatttatattggtCATctaaatcacaaagaaaaaaaaaccacaaaaaccAATAGAAAATTGAGTTTAAACCATCAACACCAGACCAACCAAACcaaaagaaataatcaaataatGCTTTGGTTTGGCTTTTCAGCTTTAGCTCAAATTGAATTAAATCGCATCACTTAACAATTAGCATGACCGAAGTTTTGTGGTGAAATAGATTTAAACATACCGCGTCCATCCTTGGGCCATCTCTAACTGAAAAAGGGTCAAAGAGCTCCCTTTAATCATATAGCCCTAACGTCAGGTAGTTGTTGTAATTCAAATTTTTGGACTAGGCGGGCCTGGCTGGTTGGTTGGAATGGGCCAGTCGGTTGGCTTGATTTTAGATTTTTGGCCCGATGGGATCCTCAAGCCCTTTGGTCTTACCCTCGGTTGGATAccattttcatatcattttgAACTATTTTGAACCCTATAACCTTTTGGCCAGGtaggttggagatggccttacatACTTGTTTGTAAACAAGTAACAACCATGGCAAATcacatcaacaaagaaccaattcaatttcaaattttattcaaaataattgCCTATTAGTAGATCAATAATAAACACCCAATAAAttaagagaagtgttattggcactctaaaaatctcatttcatactcctcacaaatgtatttttctttcctaatataaaaagtttgacatgtagaatgagatttttttagtgctAACAACAATTTTCTAAATTAATGAGCTTATCATCCCATCTAAAAATGGTAAAAGTAGAAGTAAAAGAGAAGGTAAATAATGCAAGGAGAGATTGATCACTCTACTTACTCAAAGGAATAACTCACTGCCAAGTATTTttacccttttcttttcttttcttttctttttctcatatTTTGTACAACATTTTTTATAAATCACAAAAACTGGTGACATATCtcatgtcatccaatccaatcgACATGACTCTCCCTGTCGCACTACACCCACCAATCAACCAGTCTAATACGCCATGCCGTTTCTGCCATCTGACTTTCCAACTGTGGCTCCAATACGACATGCCGTTTGTGGGATGTCTGTAGCTCATTACCAATTTTGTCACTGCTGCAATTCATCCACAATTTGGTAGAAGAGAAGGAAGTGGTGAAAACCCTAATGCACACAGAGCTCAGGCGCGAGATGCTACAATTCTTTCGGGGTGTTATCACCTGCGGCGGCACGCGCTGCTTGGAACTGAAGAGTGTATTGTCTCTCCAGGTCTCTGAGCTTCTCCAGCAGTTCTTGAAATGTTGGCCTGGAAGCTGCATCACTGGTTTTCATTGAAGAAGTTGGAATATCAGCACATTAGCAGTTTTACCAACATTTGATTCTTTAAAAGTTAAAAGGGTTGTCGTTCaataactatttcgttttcaGTTTACAGTTTccacaaagaaggaaactaAAATAATTCAACTTGGAAATGAACCAAGAAGCATGGAAAGAATTACTACCTCTGCCAGCAGCTCTCAATTAAACAAGTCCATTGCGGGTCCACGTCCTTTGGGATCTCTAACCTTTGGTCCATGAACCCTACAGCTCCAATCACCTACAAGTACCCTAAATAAATTTCTGTTCATATGTGCACGCAACATATTTGAAAAGATACTACCAAGAATTCTTTTTCCCAAAGAAAACAATACCTGGATTGAGTTCAGATTATCCCAAGGGATCTTCTCAGTAGCAAGCTCCCACAATATCACCCCATAGCTGTATATATCAGACCTGTGTGCGTCCGAAGTTCCAAACATCATGAAGAGAGACGAGTTTAGTTTAGAGAAGCTGTAGAAGGACAAGGACGCTTTTAAGATTCTAGATGAACAATTACAACATACTTCTCGTCTGAGGGTTCATTACGTAGAACTTCCGGTGCCATCCATTGAGGCTACAAATGAGAAAGTTGGCATATTTATGTGAGAACCTCATGTAGTAACATTTAGACTGACTGGTTTACTATAATTCGTAAAGAGGATATAGTGGTGTGAGTTGAAATACCGTGCCCTTCCCAGTCTTGGTTGTGAGAAATGTATCTTGCTTAAGACGTGAAAGACCAAAATCAccaacctgttaagataacatcAAACAGTTCATTGTGCCTTTACTTGATCAAACTGCTGTAAAagcacaagaagaaaaaaactcatGGAGAAAGATTTAAGAAATAGAAACGTGACTGATAACAGACCTTAACAGTCCAGTACTTATCAACAAGGAGATTTGAAGACTTCAGATCTCGATGAATGATAGGCgggttgaaatgatgaagataATTCATGCCTCGTGCCTGTGAAATGGTTTAAGGTAGTGAGAAAGGGGTTGGGGCCACTACATCTACCATTTTCGTACTATACTCAATACTCACTATATTTATCGCCATATGAACACGTCGCCTCCAATCTAGTTTTGatgtgttcctttgtagtaagcAAAACAAACTTCCACTGCATCAAAAAAATATTGATACGAAAGGCACAGTCTGCTCAGAAGTACTTTACAAAGAAAATATGCTAAAAACACTTGTACATTCGTTGAAATaataaacctaaatttaaatacTGGTAATGCTAGATATTTCAGAAAGGGAAGTTCAGAACCAACCGAGGGAGGAACTCTGTTACGATGCAGAGACGCTGAGGTGAAGTCACAGCTCCCATAAAAAGCAGAACATTTGGATGTCGAAGCCTTTTCATGAGAGACACCTTGATAAACAATACCATATCGTGACATCATTATTGAACAAAATGAATAACAATCGCAAAATTAAccataaagggaaaaaaaaagtaagataTTTTAACAGTATTTCAAACATAATCCCACAGGCTTCAAGAGAAATCTCCAAAAGTTATATTTCAAACATTCCAGTCAATCTCTCATCTACTTCCCAAGTACATAAGCAAGTACAAATCCTTAGCAGATAGAAAACACACCTCTTGTCTGAAGGAAAATATCACATCTTCTGAATATTCTTGCCAGGAGAATACCTTGACAGCAACATCCTGTAAGAGCAAAGAAACCATTAAACCACACATGAAAAATATACGCTCAAATTACTCCTAATATTCCTCGCACATGCATCATCAATATTCATGAACATCCCACATGCATCATCAATATTACACCTAGATCGTGTGAATAAATGAGTAGCTCATTTATACTGCAAAATTATGGTTTGACCAAGACAACACCCGTATCATAGACTTCGAGTGGTACGTATGGCATTTCATCTAATTTCATGATTTATGCATAACATGTAGGCATGAAAACCCTATGGTTATGAAGACCTTTCCGGAGCTCTTTTTTTCCACTGCTTGCAAATTGAACTGCATTTTGTCTTTCAGTAGGGTAATTGGAATTTTTTTaccatcttttttctttttctttgaaaatacGAGGAAATGGAAATCATCACTTGACCATATCATTTCAGTTAAATCTGGAACTATTTTGTGGGCATCCATATAGAGTGAAGGTTAACCAGAGTAGAAGAACATACTGATCCATACCACAGACCATGGTATACGGTTCCACATGATCCTGCATAATGGAGGAAAACAGCAAATACATGTCAGGATGAAATTCAACCAATCAAACCTTAAAAGCATAAACTCACAAGAGAAAGGAGCATAAGTTCAAGAGAACTTTTGTTTGGTCAAAATGACCAATTCTACCTACTGAAAAAATGGACATTAGATGGATATTTTGGAAATTTTAAAGTCCTTTACCTGTGTCATTAATGATTCAAAGAAAACAGTACATGATTTGGGAAAGATCAAACATATGTTGGACGATTCATTTAATCACCTTTGCTCATTTGGGTGATTACAGACATGCTTTACCGACATCAATTAAACAGTTTCCAGAAATAAAGAAATCAATACTTCAGAAGCATGACAGGTCTGATTACCTTGCCCAACTTGTTCTCCAATTATCAAGTCTTCCCACAAGATTTCGTAGTCCAGGCTGTCAGTGTCTACATCCACCTTATTCACAGCACTGCTGCTGGTACTTCCACAGCTGCTGGCACTGCTTGTGCTGTTAACATTAAATGAGGAGGTCCAGGATCCTGAGGCCTCATTATTTGTAGTCCGGTTATTTTCATTCACCTGACTTTCTGGTTTTGAACCAAAATAATTCCTCTGATGAACTGAATCATTCTCATGTTCGTTAGGCAACCAAGGCCAA from Pyrus communis chromosome 4, drPyrComm1.1, whole genome shotgun sequence harbors:
- the LOC137732163 gene encoding uncharacterized protein, which encodes MEGGGEEGVEMVVDSKDLQQQSKAFDKLTDRVEDRQLDSTRVQEAMASIAASSEADWNAMRLREKELAAVKINAGDVDIIANELELDKKVAERTLREHKGDAVTAIRHLLR